The following coding sequences are from one Prionailurus viverrinus isolate Anna chromosome D2, UM_Priviv_1.0, whole genome shotgun sequence window:
- the LOC125148266 gene encoding 60S ribosomal protein L21-like, with protein sequence MTHTKGKRRGTRCMSSRPFRKHGVVPLATYMRIYKKGDIADIQGMGTAHKGTPHKCSHGKTGRVSDVTQHAVGIAVKKQQVEGKSLAKRINARAEPVKHAKSRDSFLKHVKESDQRKKEAKEKDTRVQRKRQPAPPSEAHFVRTGGEEPELLEPMPYDFTA encoded by the coding sequence ATGACCcacacaaagggaaagaggagaggtacTCGCTGTATGTCCTCTCGGCCTTTCAGAAAACACGGAGTTGTTCCTTTGGCAACATACATGCGAATCTACAAGAAAGGTGATATTGCAGACATCCAGGGAATGGGCACTGCTCACAAAGGAACGCCCCACAAATGTTCCCATGGCAAAACTGGAAGAGTCTCCGACGTTACCCAGCATGCTGTTGGCATTGCCGTAAAGAAACAACAAGTTGAGGGCAAGAGTCTTGCCAAGAGAATTAATGCACGTGCTGAGCCCGTCAAGCACGCAAAGAGCCGAGACAGCTTCCTGAAGCATGTGAAGGAAAGCgatcagagaaagaaggaagccaaggagaaagaTACTCGGGTGCAACGGAAGCGCCAGCCGGCCCCACCCAGCGAAGCACACTTCGTGAGAACCGGCGGAGAGGAGCCTGAGCTGCTGGAACCCATGCCCTATGACTTCACGGCatga